A window of Leclercia adecarboxylata contains these coding sequences:
- a CDS encoding MFS transporter, whose amino-acid sequence MSRTTTADIAPGNDIDLLPNNALPAQFIKRGTRQFMRVTLALFSAGLATFALLYCVQPILPVLSHEFGVSPASSSISLSISTGMLAVGLLFTGPLSDAIGRKPVMVTALLLASVCTLLSTMMTSWHGILIMRALIGLSLSGVAAVGMTYLSEEIHPSVVAFSMGLYISGNSIGGMSGRLLSGVFTDLFSWRIALAAIGCFALASALMFWKILPESRHFRPTALRPKTLLINFRLHWRDKGLPLLFLTGFLLMGSFVTLFNYIGYRLMLSPWHLSQALVGLLSVAYLTGTWSSPKAGAMTTRFGRGPVMLTSTGIMLAGVVLTLSGNLWVIFGGMLLFSAGFFAAHSVASSWIGPRARRAKGQASSLYLFSYYLGSSIAGTLGGVFWHQYGWNGVGGFIALMLCVALMVGRSLHRRLK is encoded by the coding sequence GTGAGTCGTACAACAACGGCTGATATCGCCCCCGGCAATGATATCGATCTCTTACCGAACAACGCCTTACCGGCGCAGTTCATCAAGCGCGGCACCCGGCAGTTTATGCGCGTTACCCTGGCGCTCTTTTCCGCCGGTCTTGCCACCTTCGCCCTGCTCTATTGCGTGCAGCCCATCCTGCCGGTGCTATCCCATGAGTTTGGCGTCTCTCCGGCCAGCAGCAGTATTTCGCTGTCGATCTCGACCGGGATGCTGGCGGTCGGCCTGCTGTTTACCGGCCCGCTCTCGGACGCCATCGGGCGTAAACCGGTGATGGTCACCGCGCTGCTGCTGGCGTCGGTCTGTACCTTGCTGTCGACGATGATGACCAGCTGGCACGGGATTTTGATTATGCGCGCGCTGATCGGTCTTTCTCTTAGCGGCGTGGCGGCGGTAGGGATGACCTACCTCAGCGAGGAGATCCATCCCAGCGTCGTCGCCTTCTCAATGGGGCTCTACATCAGCGGCAACTCCATTGGCGGCATGAGCGGACGACTGCTGAGCGGCGTATTTACCGATTTATTTAGCTGGCGGATAGCCCTGGCGGCGATCGGCTGTTTTGCGCTGGCCTCCGCGCTGATGTTCTGGAAAATCCTGCCGGAATCGCGCCACTTTCGCCCCACCGCATTGCGGCCCAAAACGCTGCTGATTAACTTTCGCCTGCACTGGCGCGATAAAGGGCTGCCCCTGCTGTTTCTCACCGGTTTTCTGCTGATGGGCTCCTTTGTGACCCTGTTTAACTACATTGGCTACCGGCTGATGCTCTCGCCATGGCATCTGAGCCAGGCGCTGGTCGGCCTGTTGTCGGTGGCCTATCTGACCGGTACCTGGAGCTCCCCGAAAGCAGGGGCGATGACCACCCGCTTTGGACGCGGTCCGGTGATGCTGACCTCGACGGGGATTATGCTGGCCGGGGTAGTGTTGACCCTGTCCGGCAACCTGTGGGTGATTTTCGGCGGGATGCTGCTCTTCTCCGCGGGGTTCTTTGCCGCCCACTCCGTTGCCAGCAGCTGGATCGGCCCGCGGGCGCGCCGCGCAAAAGGCCAGGCCTCGTCGCTCTATCTCTTCAGCTACTATCTCGGCTCCAGCATCGCCGGGACGCTCGGCGGCGTATTCTGGCACCAGTACGGCTGGAACGGCGTGGGCGGGTTTATTGCATTAATGTTGTGTGTAGCGCTTATGGTGGGCAGAAGCCTTCACCGACGATTAAAATAA
- a CDS encoding LysR family transcriptional regulator — protein MNIELRHLRYFVAVAEELHFGRAAARLNISQPPLSQQVQALEQQVGARLLARTNRSVGLTAAGRQFLADSRQILSMVDEAAARAERLHLGETGELRIGFTSSAPFISAISHTLSSFRRLSPDVHIQTREMNTREQIVPLSEGSLDLGLMRNTQLPDTLSWQRVLREPLLAMIHRDHPLAAKPEISVTELAQEPFVFFDPHVGTGLYDDILGLLRRHGVNPVITQEVGEAMTIIGLVAAGLGVSILPASFRRLQLQEMRWVAIAEPDAVSEMWLVWSRHHELSAAAQRFKDLLISASPGG, from the coding sequence ATGAATATCGAACTGCGTCATCTGCGCTATTTTGTTGCTGTCGCCGAAGAGCTGCATTTTGGTCGCGCGGCGGCGCGGCTCAATATCTCGCAACCGCCGCTGAGCCAGCAAGTTCAGGCGCTGGAGCAGCAGGTGGGGGCCCGCCTGCTGGCGCGAACCAATCGCAGCGTCGGGCTGACGGCGGCAGGGCGTCAGTTTCTGGCCGACAGCCGCCAGATTTTGAGCATGGTAGACGAGGCGGCAGCCCGGGCAGAGCGCCTGCACCTGGGTGAAACCGGCGAGCTACGCATCGGATTTACCTCCTCCGCCCCCTTTATCAGTGCTATCTCGCACACGCTGTCCTCGTTTCGTCGCCTGTCGCCGGATGTGCATATACAGACCCGGGAGATGAATACCCGCGAGCAGATCGTCCCGCTCAGCGAAGGCTCGCTCGATCTCGGCCTGATGCGTAATACCCAACTGCCGGATACCCTGTCCTGGCAACGGGTGCTGCGCGAACCGCTGCTGGCGATGATCCATCGGGACCACCCCCTGGCGGCAAAGCCTGAAATCTCGGTGACGGAACTGGCCCAGGAGCCCTTTGTCTTTTTCGACCCCCATGTCGGCACTGGCCTGTACGACGACATCCTGGGATTGCTGCGCCGCCACGGAGTAAACCCGGTCATTACCCAGGAGGTGGGTGAGGCGATGACCATTATCGGGCTGGTGGCGGCAGGGCTCGGGGTATCTATCCTGCCCGCCTCGTTCAGGCGGCTTCAGCTGCAAGAAATGCGCTGGGTGGCGATTGCTGAACCGGACGCGGTTTCAGAGATGTGGCTGGTGTGGTCCCGACATCATGAACTCAGCGCAGCGGCACAGCGATTTAAGGATCTCCTGATTAGCGCCTCTCCGGGGGGCTAA
- the mlc gene encoding sugar metabolism global transcriptional regulator Mlc yields the protein MVADSQPGHIDQIKQTNAGAVYRLIDQLGPVSRIDLSRLAQLAPASITKIVREMLEAHLVQETEIQEPGSRGRPAVGLVVETEAWHYLSLRISRGEIYLALRDLSSKLVVEDKLPLELKAAEPLEVRITALIDRFFIHHQQKLERLTAIAITLPGIIDTENGIVHRMPFYDDVKEMPLGEVLRNHTGVPVYIQHDISAWTMAEALFGASRGARDVIQVVIDHNVGAGVITDGRLLHAGSSSLVEIGHTQVDPYGKRCYCGNHGCLETIASVESVLELAQLRLGQSMSSTLHGQPLTVESLCAAAQQGDLLAKDIITGVGINVGRIIAIMVNLFNPQKILIGSPLSQASDVLFPAIADSIRQQSLPAYSRHIVVESTQFTNQGTMAGAALVKDAMYNGSLLIRLLQG from the coding sequence GTGGTTGCTGATAGTCAGCCAGGGCATATAGATCAGATTAAGCAGACCAATGCGGGCGCAGTGTATCGCCTGATTGATCAGCTTGGGCCGGTCTCGCGCATCGATCTTTCCCGTCTTGCGCAACTGGCGCCAGCCAGTATCACCAAGATTGTGCGTGAGATGCTTGAAGCGCATCTGGTGCAGGAAACAGAAATTCAGGAGCCGGGCAGCCGTGGCCGTCCGGCCGTCGGGCTGGTGGTGGAAACCGAAGCCTGGCACTACCTCTCGTTGCGCATCAGTCGCGGTGAGATCTACCTTGCGCTGCGCGATCTCAGCAGCAAGCTGGTGGTGGAAGACAAGCTGCCGCTCGAACTGAAAGCCGCCGAGCCGCTGGAAGTGCGGATCACAGCCCTTATCGATCGGTTTTTTATTCATCATCAGCAGAAGCTGGAACGTCTTACTGCCATCGCGATCACGTTGCCGGGAATCATTGATACGGAAAATGGCATCGTGCACCGCATGCCGTTTTACGATGACGTCAAAGAGATGCCGCTCGGTGAGGTGCTGAGAAATCACACCGGCGTCCCGGTCTATATTCAGCATGACATCAGCGCCTGGACGATGGCCGAGGCGCTGTTTGGCGCCTCTCGCGGCGCGCGGGACGTCATTCAGGTGGTGATCGACCACAACGTGGGGGCCGGGGTGATCACCGATGGCCGCCTGCTGCACGCAGGCAGCAGCAGCCTGGTGGAGATCGGCCACACCCAGGTCGATCCCTATGGCAAGCGCTGTTACTGCGGTAACCACGGCTGCCTGGAAACCATCGCCAGCGTCGAAAGCGTGCTGGAGCTGGCCCAGCTCAGGCTCGGTCAGTCGATGAGTTCGACGCTGCACGGCCAGCCCCTGACGGTGGAGTCGCTTTGCGCGGCCGCGCAGCAGGGCGATCTGCTGGCAAAAGATATTATTACCGGCGTCGGCATTAACGTCGGGCGCATTATTGCCATCATGGTTAACCTCTTTAACCCGCAAAAAATACTGATTGGCTCGCCCCTGAGCCAGGCATCCGACGTTCTTTTCCCGGCGATCGCTGACTCGATCCGCCAGCAGTCATTACCGGCCTACAGCAGGCACATTGTGGTTGAAAGCACCCAGTTCACCAATCAGGGCACCATGGCAGGGGCGGCGCTGGTAAAAGATGCGATGTATAACGGTTCACTATTGATCCGTTTGTTGCAGGGTTAA
- the bioD gene encoding dethiobiotin synthase — MLKRFFVTGTDTSVGKTVVSRALLQAMMASGKRVAGYKPVAKGSKETPEGLRNKDALVLQSVSSLDLPYHAINPIALSEDESSVAHSGLVNYTLLSNGLASLCEKVDHVVVEGTGGWRSLMNDLRPLSEWVVQEQLPVLMVVGIQEGCINHALLTAQAIANDGLPLVGWVANRINPGLAHYAEIIEVLGKKLPAPLVGELPYLPRAEQRELAHYIDLSAFGSVLSVDRVVA, encoded by the coding sequence ATGCTTAAGCGTTTCTTTGTAACGGGTACTGATACTTCTGTCGGCAAGACGGTGGTGTCCCGCGCCTTGCTGCAAGCCATGATGGCCAGCGGTAAGCGTGTTGCAGGGTACAAGCCGGTAGCCAAAGGGAGTAAAGAGACGCCAGAAGGATTGCGCAATAAAGATGCGCTGGTGCTACAAAGCGTCTCCTCTTTAGACCTGCCTTATCACGCCATTAATCCCATTGCCCTCAGCGAAGATGAGAGCAGCGTGGCGCACAGCGGGCTGGTGAATTACACCCTGTTGTCGAACGGCCTTGCCAGCCTGTGCGAAAAAGTCGATCACGTGGTGGTGGAAGGCACCGGCGGCTGGCGCAGTCTGATGAATGATTTGCGCCCGCTCTCAGAGTGGGTGGTGCAGGAGCAACTGCCGGTGCTGATGGTGGTGGGTATTCAGGAAGGCTGTATCAATCACGCCCTGCTGACGGCGCAGGCCATCGCCAATGACGGCCTGCCGCTGGTGGGGTGGGTGGCAAACCGCATCAACCCGGGCCTGGCGCATTATGCCGAAATTATTGAGGTGCTCGGCAAAAAGCTGCCCGCTCCGCTGGTGGGTGAACTACCCTACCTGCCGCGCGCCGAACAGCGCGAACTAGCGCACTATATCGATCTCTCTGCTTTCGGCAGCGTGCTCTCCGTAGATCGAGTCGTGGCGTAA
- the clcB gene encoding voltage-gated ClC-type chloride channel ClcB, with amino-acid sequence MHRLHAYPDIRAMFRRLLIASVTGVLAALAVALFRHALYLLEWLFLSNDSGSLVNAASGLSPWRRALTPALGGLAAGLLLWGWQRMTAQRPHAPTDYMEALETGDGQFDYAASLVKSLASLLVVASGSAIGREGAMILLAALAASFFAQRFTPRTEWKLWIACGAAAGMASAYHAPLAGSLFIAEILFGTLMLASLGPVVIAAVVALLTTRLLSPGANTLYEVHLSETLTAMDYSLIVGMGLLAGLCGPGLMWLMAFSHSLFLRLKLSPPWQLALGGLIVGLLSLLTPKVWGNGYSVLQGFLLAPPLLSVIAGVFICKLLAVLASSGSGAPGGVFTPTLFVGMATGMLFAQLFMLWLPGSETAILLGLAGMATLLAATTHAPIMSALMVCEMTGQYFLLPGLLIACVVASVLSRTLRHDSIYGEHAAESREIDIVR; translated from the coding sequence ATGCATCGACTTCATGCTTACCCTGATATCCGGGCCATGTTTCGCCGGTTACTGATTGCCAGCGTTACCGGCGTGCTGGCGGCGCTTGCCGTGGCCCTGTTTCGACATGCCCTGTATCTGCTGGAGTGGCTTTTTCTGAGTAACGACAGCGGCAGCCTGGTGAATGCCGCCAGCGGCCTTTCGCCCTGGCGACGCGCGCTGACGCCTGCTCTTGGCGGGCTGGCTGCCGGGCTGTTGCTCTGGGGATGGCAGCGAATGACCGCCCAGCGTCCCCATGCCCCCACCGACTATATGGAAGCGCTGGAGACGGGTGACGGGCAGTTTGACTATGCCGCCAGCCTGGTGAAATCCCTGGCGTCGCTACTGGTGGTCGCCAGCGGCAGCGCCATTGGCCGCGAAGGGGCGATGATCCTGCTGGCCGCCCTCGCCGCCTCTTTTTTTGCACAACGCTTTACGCCCAGAACCGAATGGAAGCTGTGGATCGCCTGCGGGGCCGCCGCCGGGATGGCCAGCGCCTATCACGCCCCGTTAGCCGGCAGCCTGTTTATCGCTGAGATCCTGTTTGGCACGCTGATGCTGGCGTCGCTGGGGCCGGTGGTCATTGCCGCCGTGGTGGCGCTGCTCACCACCCGCCTGCTTAGCCCTGGCGCGAACACTTTGTACGAAGTACACCTCAGCGAGACGCTGACCGCGATGGATTATTCATTGATTGTGGGAATGGGATTGCTGGCGGGCCTCTGCGGCCCGGGGCTGATGTGGCTCATGGCCTTCAGCCACTCTCTTTTTCTGCGCCTTAAGCTCTCTCCGCCATGGCAGCTGGCGCTGGGGGGACTCATCGTCGGGCTGCTGTCGCTGCTGACACCTAAAGTATGGGGCAATGGCTACAGCGTGCTGCAGGGGTTCCTGCTCGCGCCACCGCTGCTGTCGGTGATTGCGGGGGTATTCATCTGCAAGCTGCTGGCGGTGCTGGCCAGCAGCGGCTCTGGCGCGCCGGGCGGCGTGTTCACGCCAACGCTGTTTGTCGGCATGGCGACCGGGATGCTGTTCGCCCAGCTGTTTATGCTGTGGCTACCCGGTTCAGAAACGGCGATTTTGCTGGGACTGGCAGGGATGGCGACGCTGCTCGCCGCCACGACGCACGCGCCGATCATGTCGGCGCTGATGGTCTGTGAAATGACCGGGCAGTATTTCCTGTTGCCCGGCCTGTTGATTGCCTGCGTGGTGGCGTCGGTACTGTCGCGGACGTTACGCCACGACTCGATCTACGGAGAGCACGCTGCCGAAAGCAGAGAGATCGATATAGTGCGCTAG
- the osmV gene encoding osmoprotectant ABC transporter ATP-binding protein OsmV — protein MIKLENLTKQFSQKQGQTFKAVDNVNLNVPEGEMCVLLGPSGCGKTTTLKMINRLITPSSGTIQINGQDTTDMDTVTLRRNIGYVIQQIGLFPNMTIEENITVVPRMLGWDKARCKTRAEELMDMVAMDPHKFLNRYPREMSGGQQQRIGVIRALAADPPVLLMDEPFGAVDPINREVIQNQFLEMQRKLKKTVMLVSHDIDEALKLGDRIAVFRQGKIVQCASPDELLAKPANEFVGSFVGQDRTLKRLLLVSAGDVTDQQPTLTVRPATPLSEAFGIMDENDIRAVTVVDENGKPLGFVKRREARNASGSCADILHPFRMTGKAEDNLRVVLSRLYESNTSWMPIVDEEGRYNGEISQDYIAEYLSSGRTRRALNIHSEN, from the coding sequence ATGATAAAACTGGAAAACCTCACCAAACAATTTTCACAGAAGCAGGGCCAGACGTTTAAAGCCGTGGACAATGTTAACCTGAACGTACCTGAAGGGGAGATGTGCGTCCTGCTTGGTCCGTCGGGCTGCGGCAAAACTACCACCCTGAAGATGATTAACCGGCTGATTACCCCGAGCAGCGGCACCATCCAGATTAACGGCCAGGACACCACCGACATGGACACCGTGACCCTGCGCCGCAACATCGGCTACGTGATCCAGCAGATTGGTCTGTTCCCGAACATGACCATTGAAGAGAACATCACCGTGGTGCCGCGGATGCTGGGCTGGGATAAAGCCCGGTGCAAAACCCGCGCCGAGGAGCTGATGGATATGGTGGCGATGGATCCGCATAAATTCCTAAACCGCTATCCGCGCGAGATGTCCGGCGGCCAGCAGCAGCGTATCGGCGTTATCCGCGCCCTGGCGGCGGATCCTCCGGTTCTGCTCATGGATGAACCTTTCGGCGCAGTGGACCCGATTAACCGCGAGGTGATCCAGAACCAGTTCCTGGAGATGCAGCGTAAGCTGAAAAAGACGGTGATGCTGGTGAGCCATGACATCGACGAAGCCCTGAAGCTGGGGGATCGTATCGCCGTCTTCCGCCAGGGGAAAATTGTCCAGTGCGCCAGCCCGGACGAACTGCTGGCGAAACCGGCCAACGAGTTTGTCGGCTCCTTTGTCGGCCAGGACCGCACCCTGAAGCGTCTGCTGCTGGTATCGGCAGGCGACGTCACGGATCAGCAGCCTACCCTTACCGTGCGCCCGGCCACGCCGCTCAGCGAGGCGTTTGGCATCATGGATGAAAACGACATTCGCGCCGTTACCGTGGTGGATGAAAACGGCAAACCGCTGGGCTTTGTTAAGCGCCGCGAAGCGCGTAACGCCAGCGGCAGCTGCGCCGATATTCTGCATCCGTTCCGCATGACCGGTAAAGCCGAAGACAACCTGCGCGTGGTGCTCTCCCGCCTGTACGAGAGCAACACCAGCTGGATGCCGATTGTCGATGAGGAAGGCCGCTACAACGGCGAAATTTCTCAGGACTATATTGCGGAATACCTGAGCTCTGGCCGCACGCGCCGGGCGCTGAATATTCACAGCGAAAATTAA
- the osmW gene encoding osmoprotectant ABC transporter permease OsmW: protein METVHYIMDNWGYLLSLTLQHLWLVALAVGLAIIIGVPLGILIVRHKWLATPVLGIATLVLTIPSIALFGLMIPLFSLIGQGIGALPAITAVFLYSLLPIVRNTHTALDSLPPGLREAGRGIGMTFWQRLRWVEIPMALPVIFGGIRTAVVMNIGVMAIAAVIGAGGLGLLLLNGIGGSDIRMLIAGALMICLLAIVLDWLLHRLQIVLTPKGIR from the coding sequence ATGGAAACCGTTCACTACATCATGGATAACTGGGGCTATCTGTTAAGCCTGACGCTGCAACATCTGTGGCTGGTCGCGCTGGCCGTGGGCCTGGCCATTATTATCGGCGTGCCGCTGGGCATTCTGATTGTGCGCCACAAATGGCTGGCCACGCCAGTGCTGGGGATTGCCACCCTGGTGCTGACCATTCCGTCCATTGCCCTGTTCGGCCTGATGATCCCGCTCTTTTCGCTGATCGGTCAGGGCATTGGCGCCCTGCCCGCAATTACGGCGGTGTTTCTTTACTCGCTGCTGCCGATTGTGCGTAACACCCATACCGCGCTGGACAGCCTGCCGCCCGGCCTGCGCGAAGCGGGTCGCGGTATCGGCATGACCTTCTGGCAGCGCCTGCGCTGGGTAGAGATTCCGATGGCGCTGCCGGTGATTTTCGGCGGCATCCGCACCGCCGTCGTCATGAATATCGGCGTGATGGCCATTGCCGCCGTCATCGGCGCGGGCGGACTGGGCCTGCTGCTGCTTAACGGCATTGGCGGAAGCGATATTCGTATGCTGATTGCGGGCGCGCTGATGATTTGTCTTTTAGCGATTGTGCTCGACTGGTTACTGCACCGTCTGCAGATCGTACTGACTCCAAAGGGGATTCGATAA
- the osmX gene encoding osmoprotectant ABC transporter substrate-binding protein OsmX: protein MRLFSGLAALCTAALFTSQALAAPVTLATKSFTEQHILSALTVQYLQKKGFQVQPKTNIATVISRNAMINKQIDMTWEYTGTSLIIFNHINKRMSPEESYETVKRLDAKHGLVWLKPANMNNTYAFAMQRKRAEAEHINTMSEMVAKIEQVRKTDPDNNWMLGLDLEFAGRSDGMKPLQAAYQMELDRPQIRQMDPGLVYNAVRDGFVDAGLVYTTDGRVKGFDLKVLEDDKGFFPSYAVTPVVRKDTLEANPGLEEALNTLSAQLNNDVITELNKKVDIDHQSPQQVARDFLRSKQLL from the coding sequence ATGAGACTGTTTTCCGGCCTGGCGGCGCTCTGTACCGCCGCGCTCTTTACCAGCCAGGCGCTTGCTGCGCCCGTCACACTGGCGACCAAAAGTTTTACCGAGCAGCATATCCTGTCGGCCCTGACCGTGCAGTACCTGCAGAAGAAAGGCTTTCAGGTTCAGCCCAAAACAAACATCGCCACCGTGATCTCCCGTAACGCGATGATCAACAAGCAAATCGATATGACGTGGGAGTACACCGGCACATCGCTGATCATCTTTAACCACATCAATAAGCGCATGTCGCCGGAGGAGTCTTACGAGACGGTAAAACGCCTGGATGCGAAGCACGGTCTGGTATGGCTCAAACCCGCCAACATGAACAATACCTACGCCTTTGCCATGCAGCGTAAGCGCGCCGAAGCAGAGCACATCAACACCATGTCCGAGATGGTGGCGAAGATTGAGCAGGTGCGTAAAACCGATCCGGATAACAACTGGATGCTGGGCTTAGACCTGGAGTTTGCCGGGCGCAGCGACGGCATGAAGCCGCTGCAGGCCGCCTATCAAATGGAGCTGGATCGCCCGCAAATCCGTCAGATGGACCCGGGTCTGGTCTATAACGCGGTGCGAGACGGCTTTGTCGATGCGGGCCTTGTTTACACCACCGACGGGCGCGTAAAAGGCTTTGACCTGAAGGTGCTGGAAGATGACAAAGGCTTCTTCCCGAGCTACGCGGTGACGCCGGTGGTGCGTAAGGACACGCTGGAGGCGAACCCGGGCCTGGAAGAGGCGCTGAACACCCTCTCCGCCCAGCTTAATAACGACGTTATCACCGAGCTGAACAAGAAGGTGGATATCGATCATCAGTCACCGCAGCAGGTCGCCCGTGATTTCCTGCGTAGCAAGCAGCTGCTGTAA
- the osmY gene encoding osmoprotectant ABC transporter permease OsmY yields the protein MHPLLKRSLLFVGAIIVVIALLVWGIGPETIKARQVDLVYLGQQHLILVFSSMFFALLVGIPSGIMLSRPAARGIAEYVMQIFNVGNTLPPLAVLALAMVVIGIGDTPAIIALFLASLLPIVRNTYAGLCSVPSSLLEAANGIGMTKWQRLRQVELPNAWPVMLSGIRIATAINVGTAPLAFLIGASSYGELIFPGIYLNDFPTLILGAAATALFALILDTLLAALGRLMSPHLAR from the coding sequence ATGCATCCATTACTCAAACGCTCGCTGCTATTTGTCGGCGCCATTATCGTGGTTATCGCCCTCCTCGTCTGGGGGATCGGGCCTGAAACGATAAAAGCGCGTCAGGTCGATCTGGTCTATCTCGGGCAACAGCACCTGATTTTAGTCTTCTCGTCGATGTTCTTCGCGCTGCTGGTCGGTATTCCCAGCGGTATTATGCTGAGCCGCCCCGCTGCACGCGGCATCGCAGAATACGTCATGCAAATCTTTAACGTGGGCAACACCCTGCCACCGCTGGCGGTGCTGGCCCTGGCGATGGTGGTGATTGGTATCGGCGATACGCCAGCCATTATTGCCCTCTTCCTCGCCTCGCTGCTGCCCATTGTGCGTAACACTTACGCCGGGCTGTGCTCGGTTCCGTCTTCACTGCTGGAAGCGGCAAACGGCATCGGGATGACAAAATGGCAGCGTCTTCGCCAGGTGGAACTGCCTAACGCCTGGCCGGTGATGCTCTCCGGCATTCGCATCGCGACCGCCATCAACGTCGGTACCGCTCCGCTGGCCTTCCTGATTGGCGCCAGCAGCTACGGCGAACTGATTTTCCCCGGCATTTATCTGAACGACTTCCCGACGCTGATTCTGGGCGCGGCGGCCACCGCCCTGTTTGCCCTGATCCTGGATACGTTGCTGGCGGCGCTGGGCCGTCTGATGAGCCCGCATCTCGCGCGATAA
- a CDS encoding YoaK family protein: MLIKLKKERTHQEDRRLALWLATSAGLLNAIALGAFGFFPSHMTGNTSQFSSEVSSTDLNDIIFFATIILSFVTGAIIARIIVMWGIIHNVRLIFCQVLFIEGILLTGVSLYELFFHTLTTNREIIVFLCGLMGIHNSTSTQLSGGRVRSTHITGTLTDAGISLASVVVAMLRRDFSKDTTAQSNQLKTHLTTLFSFISGGIAGLILFRWFGFSAMLALGLMLVLVAAFSILSTSLRVRKVRAVLSK, translated from the coding sequence TTGCTGATTAAACTGAAGAAAGAACGAACGCATCAGGAGGATCGTCGCCTTGCCCTCTGGCTCGCGACCTCCGCAGGATTGCTGAACGCCATTGCGCTGGGGGCATTCGGCTTTTTTCCTTCCCATATGACAGGCAATACCTCGCAATTTTCCAGCGAAGTCTCTTCAACGGATCTGAACGATATTATTTTCTTCGCGACAATTATTCTGTCGTTTGTGACCGGCGCAATTATTGCGCGAATTATCGTTATGTGGGGCATTATTCACAATGTCCGGCTCATTTTTTGCCAGGTGTTATTCATTGAAGGAATATTACTGACCGGCGTCTCCCTGTACGAATTGTTCTTTCATACGCTGACCACCAATCGTGAAATTATTGTTTTTCTCTGCGGCCTGATGGGGATCCATAATTCCACCTCCACGCAGCTCTCCGGCGGACGGGTAAGATCCACTCACATCACCGGCACCTTAACCGACGCAGGCATTTCACTGGCCTCCGTTGTGGTGGCGATGCTGCGCCGGGATTTCTCCAAAGATACGACAGCCCAAAGTAACCAGCTCAAAACCCATCTCACCACCCTTTTCTCGTTTATAAGCGGTGGCATTGCAGGGCTGATACTGTTCAGATGGTTTGGCTTTAGCGCGATGCTGGCCCTGGGGCTGATGCTGGTATTGGTGGCTGCCTTTTCTATTTTGAGTACCTCGCTACGCGTTCGAAAAGTTCGCGCTGTGCTGAGCAAATAA
- a CDS encoding glutathione S-transferase family protein has protein sequence MLKILGKTTSINVRKVLWTCEEAGLDYLQEDYGSGFASTQTDEFRQLNPNAMVPVLIDDDFVLWESNAICRYLVRKTGRDDLLPVEPQACANVERWMDWQASEFNNAWRYVVPALGRKDPDFNDPNRIAAGIEEWNHCVAILEQQLQKTGAWAAGETFTLADVVLGLSVNRWKMTPFEHPEMPAIEAWFERLNQRPAFLRHGNNGML, from the coding sequence ATGCTAAAAATCCTCGGCAAGACCACCTCCATCAACGTACGCAAAGTACTCTGGACCTGCGAAGAAGCGGGCCTGGACTATCTGCAGGAAGATTACGGCAGCGGCTTTGCCTCCACCCAAACCGATGAGTTTCGCCAGTTGAACCCGAACGCCATGGTGCCGGTGCTGATTGACGATGATTTCGTGCTGTGGGAATCCAACGCCATCTGCCGCTATCTGGTACGTAAAACCGGGCGCGACGACCTGCTTCCCGTTGAACCCCAGGCCTGCGCCAACGTTGAGCGCTGGATGGACTGGCAGGCATCAGAATTTAACAACGCCTGGCGATATGTGGTCCCCGCGCTGGGGCGCAAAGATCCTGATTTCAACGACCCGAATCGCATTGCCGCGGGAATTGAGGAGTGGAATCACTGCGTCGCCATCCTGGAACAGCAGCTGCAAAAAACCGGCGCCTGGGCGGCCGGAGAGACCTTTACCCTGGCGGACGTGGTGCTGGGATTGTCAGTGAACCGTTGGAAGATGACGCCCTTTGAACATCCGGAGATGCCCGCAATTGAAGCCTGGTTTGAACGCTTAAACCAGCGCCCGGCATTTTTACGCCACGGTAATAATGGCATGTTGTGA